In Salmo salar chromosome ssa14, Ssal_v3.1, whole genome shotgun sequence, the sequence cagtgttacagtcgtgttatagtggggttacattagtgtgaccaatacagcagtgttacagtcgtgttatagcggggttacattagtgtgaccaataccagtgttacagtcgtgttatagtggggttacattagtgtgaccaataccagtgtcacagtcgtgttatagtggggttacattagtgtgaccaatacagcagtgttacagtcgtgttatagcggggttacattagtgtgaccaataccagtgttacagtcgtgttatagtggggttacattagtgtgaccaataccagtgttacagtcgtgttatagtggggttacattagtgtgaccaacacaccagtgttacagtcgtgttatagtggggttacattagtgtgaccaataccagtgttacagtcgtgttatagtggggttacattagtgtgaccaataccagtgttacagtcgtgttatagtggggttacattagtgtgaccaataccagtgttacagttgtgttatagtggggttacattagtgtgaccaatttcagcagtgttacagtcgtgttatagtggggttacattagtgtgaacaataccagtgttacagtcgtgttatagtggggttacattagtgtgaccaataccagtgttacagtcgtgttatagtggggttacattagtgtgaccaataccagtgttacagtcgtgttatagtggggttacattagtgtgaccaataccagtgttacagtcgtgttatagtggggttacattagtgtgaccaatacagcagtgttacagtcgtgttatagtggggttacattagtgtgaccaataccagtgttacagtcgtgttatagtggggttacattagtgtgaccaataccagtgttacagtcgtgttatagtggggttacattagtgtgaccaataccagtgtcacagtcgtgttatagtggggttacattagtgtgaccaataccagtgttacagtcgtgttatagtggggttacattagtgtgaccaataccagtgttacagtcgtgttatagtggggttacattagtgtgaccaataccagtgtcacagtcgtgttatagtggggttacattagtgtgaccaataccagtgttacagtcgtgttatagtggggttacattagtgtgaccaatacagcagtgttacagtcgtgttatagtggggttacattagtgtgaccaataccagtgttacagtcgtgttatagtggggttacattagtgtgaccaataccagtgttacagtcgtgttatagtggggttacattagtgtgaccaataccagtgtcacagtcgtgttatagcggggttacattagtgtgaccaataccagtgttacagtcgtgttatagtggggttacattagtgtgaccaataccagtgttacagtcgtgttatagtggggttacattagtgtgaccaataccagtgtcacagtcgtgttatagtggggttacattagtgtgaccaataccagtgttacagtcgtgttatagtggggttacattagtgtgaccaataccagtgttacagtcatgttatagtggggttacattagtgtgaccaatgcagcagtgttacagttgtgttatagtggggttacattagtgtgaccaataccagtgttacagtcgtgttatagtggggttacattagtgtgaccaatacaccagtgttacagtcgtgttatagtggggttacattagtgtgaccaataccagtgttacagtcgtgttatagtggggttacattagtgtgaccaataccagtgttacagtcatgttatagtggggttacattagtgtgaccaatacagcagtgttacagtcgtgttatagtggggttacagtagtgtgaccaataccagtgttacagtcgtcttatagtggggttacattagtgtgaccaacacaccagtgttacagtcgtgttatagtggggttacattagtgtgaccaataccagtgttacagtcgtgttatagtggggttacattagtgtgaccaataccagtgttacagtcgtgttatagtggggttacattagtgtgaccaataccagtgtaacagttgtgttatagtggggttacattagtgtgaccaatttcagcagtgttacagtcgtgttatagtggggttacattagtgtgaccaatacagcagtgttacagtcgtgttatagtggggttacattagtgtgaacAATACCAGTGTATAAGTCGTGTTATAGTGgagttacattagtgtgaccaataccagtgtcacAGTCgtattatagtggggttacattagtgtgaccaatacagcagtgtcacagtcgtgttatagtggggttacattagtgtgaccaataccagtgttacagtcgtgttatagtggggttacattagtgtgaccaataccagtgttacagtcgtgttatagtggggttacattagtgtgaccaataccagtgttacagtcgtgttatagtggggttacattagtgtgaccaataccagtgttacagtcgtgttatagtggggttacattagtgtgaccaataccagtgttacagtcgtgttatagtggggttacattagtgtgaccaataccagtgttacagtcgtgttatagtggggttacattagtgtgaccaataccagtgttacagtcgtgttatagtggggttacattagtgtgaccaataccagtgttacagtcgtgttatagtggggttacattagtgtgaccaataccagtgttacagtcatgttatagtggggttacattagtgtgaccaataccagtgttacagtcgtgttatagtggggttacattagtgtgaccaataccagtgtcatagtcatgttatagtggggttacattagtgtgagaCCAAACACAGACCACAGTCTTAAGGAAGAATTTGAGGTGTGTACTACCTTGGCTGCTGTTGCTATGGGTGAATAGGGAATACTTCACTGTGCTCAATCATATAGCAGAGGCTTATACACTGAGTATTCGAAACATTAAGAACAGGCATCtgccaaataaaatgtattaatattatcattgagtgtacaaacattatcaacacctgctctttccatgacatagactgaccaggtaaattcaggtgaaagctgtcatcccttaatgatgtcacttcaatcagcgtagatgaaggggaggacgcAGGTTAAAGAAAAAATGTTAAGCCTTGAAaaacttgagacatggattgtgtgtgtgtgccattcagagggtgagcaggcaagacaaaacatttcagtgcttttgaacggggtatggtagtaggtgccaggcgcagcggtttgtgtcaagaactggaacgctgctgggttttacacgctcaacagtttccggtgtgtgtcaagaatggtccaccacccaaaggacatccagccaacttcacacaactgtgggaagcattggagtcaacatggtccagcatccctgtggaacgctttgacACCTTGTGACCCGACGaatcgaggctgttctgagggcaaaaagaaagaaaattgttagaaaggtgttcataatgtttggtatagtcagtgtaGCTGACATTTACAGTAGTGttacagtagtagtgttgtagtagatTTACAGTAGTGTTACAGTAGATTTACAGTAGTGttacagtagtagtgttgtagtagatTTACAGTAGTGttacagtagtagtgttgtagtagtgttacAGTAGATTTACAGTAGTGttacagtagtagtgttgtagtagatTTACAGTAGTGttacagtagtagtgttgtagtagatTTACAGTAGTGTAAGACCAGAGACCAGAATCAGAAGTCAGAGGGTTTGGGCCGTGTGAGAAGGAGGCTCATAGTTTTTATTCAAGTGGTGTCATGGCTTCACCCAGGTCACCTGACCAGGAAGTCACTACACCAAATCATGCACACACAAAAATGAAAACATAAACATAAATGGTTGTTTTCTCAACAAGTTGCTCTTTCCCATTTATTGAAAAGAGAAAGCCCATACCGCTGCATGTATTGACATCAGGAGTTTACCAAAACTGTCCATTGGGTCAATTTGGTCATTTGTTTAACCAAATTGATAAAACGTGTCATGTGGAGATGGTATGCATTTAGCATTTTTGTAATGTTAAAATAAACATGGTACATGGCATTTGTTCGTCAGACctaaaaaataaacattctaTTGCAAAGGATAATTTTTTTAACTCAAAATTAGAGAAATTAATAAACAGTAACATGGAATCATACAAGTAACCCAACAGCCTTCTAGAGTTCATCATGACACATATAGTTGTGCAATATGTGTCTCTTTGTCCCTGTAATAGGAGAACTTGGCACTTTGGACTTCTGGGCAGATAGAGAGCTGGCCGGCACATGGTGATATCTGCCACATTAAGCCTCAGGCATTAGGAGGACATGCAGAATGCAGAAAGATCGGCCAATAACCATCTGAATCCAGAGTACTTTCTGTTTCTGGCTGCACAGCTTGGAGGTAAAAAGCCAAATGTACTATTTCGAAAGAGCAGGGATAATTCAACAACTAATATAAATACCACAAGTCAATATCAATGTCTTTCGTACAATGTGTTTTATATATGTGTTAACAAACATCTGTTATCTGCTGACTCACTCAGCATTTAATCCATGCATGGTAATATGGCACATTTCCTGGCAAGCAAACCCCAGTAACAATTATTGTTTTACTCTCTTGAAAATCATTGTAAAGCATTATCATGTAGGCATCACCTCACTATGGTATGATCAGTCATTAAAATGCTGGTATGCACTTTAAAATAAAATTGAACAAATAGAGATGTATTGTATATAGCCAATATTGACTCATAATCAATCAAAGTGACTTTAACATTGACTCTCAACCCTTAATATCCATGTGCATGTCCACCATCAATGCCAATAAATTACACATGTAGTAGTTTAGCTAAATGTAGGAGTGATTTCTCCACCTATACCCAATCATTCACCTCAATAATTCGACAAGCGTAGAACCTGTGGCAGTTCTGCCTAAATAAGTACTTTTTAAGTTGTAAATCAGCTggcttgtgtctgtgtggtttgcCGAAAATAAGTCAATTTCTGCTTTGGTTTTGCATTTGTATGAAGTGTACATGAATCTTTAGAGATGGATACATATTTTATAAGGACAAGTATTTGATTTATTTCTCAGACATAAAATGTGCCTACAGGTATAGAAACATTGAAATATAGTTTTTTAAAGGCACATATGCTAAAATTTGTAAAAATGCTAACGCATCTGAGCTGTGGAAAGGCCGTTTTATTCCAAAGGATGAGTACTTACAatatatgtactgtacagtagataTAAAGTAGTCTGTATATTTACATATGCATTTCTAGGTTCATCTGAACATTCTAGAACCTTGGATGTTCATGTTTTGTTATTTTCATTTAAGACAGACACTTGGtatgtttccattaacttgtccagGGATTTTTTGTCGACATAGAAATTAGATGCGATAATTGTCTACTAGAGTGTGTTTCCATTTAACTACCTTGTGTCGCTAAaaacagctggatgtaatgacgtCACAGCTAAACCCCAAAACGTTTTTGCAAAAACCTAGTCttgaataaaaatgtattggttgAATTGTTTCCATTACCCATTTAGGCAATTTCCGCATTAATAAATTGGGAACAGCCTGTATGCCCTCTCACCTATCtctttcatgtctcaggtagcctgcaaAGCCAGCATGGATACTAGAATGCAATAATTGACTACTATTTTCCATAATAATTCTCATGTGCCAACATGTCGATAAGGTCTATGCACTTctgtagatctgaaataattggatggCGAAACTTGCCAGCCAACCATAAAAGCAAGGCGAAGCAATTCAGGCATTCGTGAAAGTCAGAACAATCCTTGTCTTGCAAAGAAACATTATTTTTACAGATTTTTATAAAATAGATGTTGCAAGCAGTATGCATTTAGAATTGTGAAGTGGACCTTTATAGTCAACCTAAGTGATGACATCACTTTCCCCGCGTACCTTCAAAATTATTCGGCAATCATCATTTATTAAAAAAACTTATTTTCCATCATCATTTGCCCAACAAGGAAAGTTAAACAAAAGAAAAATCCTGTCAAACGGATAAAAATGTTGTTGATCTTTAGAAAAATGTCTCCAATATCTGCTGTTTTCATTACACATTGCAAAGATTTTTTTGCGACATTTCTTTTGTTTAATTAACCTGTGTCAATGGAAATCTGCCTAATGGTATCCATGGTATTTACCCCTTTGCCCTGTTGCCGACTTAATTGGCACATTTTGTGCTTAACGAATCAATGCCCAGTATTGCATTGCTCCTTCATCTCGTCATTTTTCACCCATTGATTGCCATTTGACTGTCATTGAATTTCAATGTTTTGGATTAAACCCAAGGATAACATCATTGTATACATCTCAAATGCCTGTCATTGTGTTCGTAGGCTGAAGGCGTGTATATATTCTTAGAGACACAATTGAAGTTTGGACTCTTGGATTATACCTGTCATCAACATTAACATTCTTCTAGAATAGCAGTGGTACGGTATCCTGGCCTGCTCCTCTATGGCTCGATACAGTGAAGATCTGTATGGTGTGCGCACGCTCTGAACCCACGCTGGTCTATAGTACAGGAATCTTCGCTTAGTAAGATGATGCATCTCAATATCCTTTTCCTGGAAAATGTGtactatttaaaaaataaattgatATGTATTGTTTTGTTTGGCAGGTGCATTCGGATTTCCGGGATATCTTTTGTGATTTGATTCGGGGACCAGAACCTAAATAGGCTATCCATTCAAAACCTGAGAGCAAAGGTTATTGTACAATTTTTCAgaatggaaaaaaaaaaaaaaaaaagctgtttAGCCTACACTATACATCATTACCTTTAAGTGGCTAAATAAATTAAGTATATTTTTAATTCATTATTATGATTATTTGCTATCAAAATTCAATTAAATTGCaaggttattattatttttccccATACATCTATATGCATACCAGTTTCACAAAGTACATGCACTTAGCAACTTTTTCAAACTGGAAAGCCTTAAAACCCTTGTTACTCCTTTTCTCGTCCTCATATTTTACACAATCTGAAATACAGAAAGAAAACATCTACAGACACAAACCATAATAATACAAAAtctgctatttaaaaaaaattaacaaaaatgAAACTCATTTGACGACTTCTAATGCACATGCTAAGATTGGCAACAATATTTTGGCATGATGTTCTGTAAATAAATCATTTTCCTTTTTTTCCTAGATAGAATTGCTTATAGAAAATAATACCTGATGCTTTTTAAGTCATTTCAAAAGCATTTAACTGCAATGAAACAGGCATACTCACTTTAAAAAAAGAGCATATCTCCATTACAATGCTGTGTGCATCATTTGGTACATTGTTACCAAGATCCTATACTATTTTAATGAGCTGGCAATAAGGAAAGTTGTAATAACATCTGATGGTTCTGATTTGTATTTCTCACATGGGCCAATTTCCTGGGAAAATAAGTATCCATGCTTCATGCGTTGAATCCCTCACCAGAAAGATAACACAATTCATGTCCAAAAGGTTTAACATTTCTTTCCGATGCTCCTTCCTCTTCAATCAATCCCTATGAATCGCTTCAATATATTATATCTTTATACCAAccaaaagaaacaaaacaaaagtTCTAAAATAAGATTTGGTTAGGAGCAACATTGGAGATGCATTGTACTTGTATATAAAAAAGGAAAGCTAGGAGTTGTCTGTGTAGATAGGCCAACCCAGTCTGATGATCTGTTCCATTTCAACGTTTTACCATTTAGGCAAAAACGTTGAAATGCAACATATAGTTCAACACACTATGATGCACTAGGCTCAGATAGATTTCCTTCTCTTCATGAGTCGGCGATTGTCTGTGAAGCTGTGGAGGCCTGGGGAGACTGAGCTAATGGGCGAGGGGAAGAAGCTGTTCTTTAGGGTGCTGGGAGAGATCTCCTCGATGCGGTACGACACCGAGTGAAAGTACTGGTGGGGGTTCAACTGGGAACTAAAGGAGTTCTGGTGGGAGAAGGCAcattctatccctcctcctcctcgttcccccatccctccccctacTCCCATCTCTCCCCCACAGCTACCAAACTCATGTGAGTGGTAGTTCATGCAGGAGCAGACAGATGGCACATCGGTGACCTCGGCGCAGTACTGGCCCTGCGTTTCCCTGCGCCTCCTCCctgcacctcctcctctccccagcgtCTCCTCCTGAATGTGGATGATCATGCTGTTTCTGTTCCCCGCCAGCGAGGCCCTCTCCTCTGCGTCCCGCCTCTCGTCCTCACTGTTCATGGTCAGGAACCTCAGCACCACCAGGTTGAGGAAGGCTCCTATGACAGTCAGGCCCACCAGGATGTACATGAAGCTGAAGGCCACGTACAGGGGCCTCCGCTGCAGGGCCCGGTTCTTCTGCAGGGCCACAAAGTCCCCGAAGCCGATGGTAGTCAGTGTGatgaagcagtagtagtagctcTGGAAGAAGCTCCAGTCCTCGTAGTGGGAGAAGGCGGCCGCCCCGATGCACAGCGTCCCGATGCAGGAGAAGAACCCCACCGTCACCATGTTCTCCATGGAAACGTCGGTGATGCGCATGCCACAGCACTTCTTGATGCGCTTCAGGAGGGACTTGACGAAGGTGTTCATCCTCTCGCCCAGGCTCTGGAACATGACCAGGGTCAGGGGTATCCCCAGGACGGCATAGAACATGCAGAAGGCCTTCCCCGCGTCTGTCCCGGGAGCTGCATGGCCATAACCTGCAGGGAGACAACAGACCACAGTCACCAGGATGTAATGgtacagcagcatggtagagcaGCATGGTCATACCCTGCAGTGGAGAGAAGACACTGACAGTGATCAGGACCTAACATCTATGGTACAGTAGTATGCCAATAACCTGAAAGAGAGACAACAAACCAGAAACCGGGACCAGTATGTTACAGCTATGGCTGGATAACTgccagggttgggctcaattcacTTTTCAATTCAGTACTTTCAGCAAGTCAAATAGCTCATTCATTTCCTCAATTGATTGAATTAAAAATAGAACTCAGCCCCACCAAGCCACTTATCATCAACTCAACTGCCCCAGTTGGCTTTTAGATTTGTTTACAGATAATACCCAGCGAAGAATCCCCAAAGCATCCTGATTTCCCTCTGCCAAGATGGCTATTGAATAAGAGCTGAGCCCCACAGACAGGCCTGGTATTGAATAAGAGCTGAGCCCCACAGACAGGCCCGGTATTGAATAAGAGCTGAGCCCCACAGACAGGCCCGGTAT encodes:
- the LOC106570237 gene encoding potassium channel subfamily K member 9, producing the protein MALRAWRTWFGQVLRRVSRLQGSWSRRSSSLLCLSANPEQDLGTCYRDHTHSSFHYCSSVHRHQHAPVCPSSFIRCQRFPDCCAAFPGDRRGHEPLTRRFLVVMKRQNVRTLSLIICTFTYLLVGAAVFDALESDFEMREKEQLEAEEKRLQGKYNISEDDYRKLETIIMEAEPHRAGVQWKFAGSFYFAITVITTIGYGHAAPGTDAGKAFCMFYAVLGIPLTLVMFQSLGERMNTFVKSLLKRIKKCCGMRITDVSMENMVTVGFFSCIGTLCIGAAAFSHYEDWSFFQSYYYCFITLTTIGFGDFVALQKNRALQRRPLYVAFSFMYILVGLTVIGAFLNLVVLRFLTMNSEDERRDAEERASLAGNRNSMIIHIQEETLGRGGGAGRRRRETQGQYCAEVTDVPSVCSCMNYHSHEFGSCGGEMGVGGGMGERGGGGIECAFSHQNSFSSQLNPHQYFHSVSYRIEEISPSTLKNSFFPSPISSVSPGLHSFTDNRRLMKRRKSI